From the Penaeus vannamei isolate JL-2024 chromosome 37, ASM4276789v1, whole genome shotgun sequence genome, the window gaatcccatcaccgtgaagcggtctatgtgtcctgtgccccccatgaatcccatcaccgtgaagcggtctttgtgtcctgtgcccccatgaatcccatcaccgtgaagcggtctatgtgtcctgtgccccccatgaatcccatcaccgtgaagcggtctatgtgtcctgtgccccccatgaatcccatcaccgtgaagcggtctatgtgtcctgtgccccccatgaaccccatcaccgtgaagcggtctatgtgtcctggtccccccatgaatcccatcaccgtgaagcggtctatgtgtcctgtgccccccatgaatcccatcaccgtgaagcggtctatgtgtcctgtgccccccatgaatcccatcaccgtgaagcggtctatgtatcctgtgccccccatgaatcccatcaccgtgaagcggtctatgtgtcctgtgcccccatgaatcccatcaccgtgaagcggtctatgtgtcctgtaccccccatgaaccccatcaccgtgaagcggtctatgtgtcctgtgcccccatgaatcccatcaccgtgaagcggtctatgtgtcctgtgccccccatgaaccccatcaccgtgaagcggtctatgtgtcctgtgccccccatgaaccccatcaccgtgaagcggtctgtgtgtcctgtgccccccatgaatcccatcaccgtgaagcggtctatgtgtcctgtgccccccatgaatcccatcaccgtgaagcggtctatgtgtcctgtgccccccatgaatcccatcaccgtgaagcggtctatgtgtcctgtgccccccatgaataccatcaccgtgaagcggtctatgtgtcctgtgcccccatgaatcccatcaccgtgaagcggtctatgtgtcctgtgccccccatgaaccccatcaccgtgaagcggtctatgtgtcctgtgccccccatgaatcccatcaccgtgaagcggtctatgtgtcctgtgccccccatgaaccccatcaccgtgaagcggtctatgtgtcctgtgcgccccatgaaccccatcaccgtgaagcggtctatgtgtcctgtgccccccatgaatcccatcaccgtgaagcggtccatGTGTCCTGGGCCCCCCATgcatcccatcaccgtgaagcggtctatgtgtcctgtgccccccatgaatcccatcaccgtgaagcggtctttgtgtcctctgccccccatgaatcccatcaccgtgaagcggtctatgtgtcctgtgccccccatgaatcccatcaccgtgaagcggtctatgtgtcctgtgccccccatgaaccccatcaccgtgaagcggtctatgggtcctgtgccccccatgaatcccatcaccgtgaagcgggctttgtgtcctgtgccccccatgaatcccatcaccgtgaagcggtctatgtgtcctgtgccccccatgaatcccatcaccgtgaagcggtctatgtgtcctgtgccccccatgaatcccatcaccgtgaagcggtctatgtgtcctgtgccccccatgaatcccatcaccgtgaagcggtctatgtgtcctgtgccccccatgaatcccatcaccgtgaagcggtctatgtgtcctgtgccccccatgaatcccatcaccgtgaagcggtccatGTATCCTGTgctccccatgaatcccatcaccgtgaagcggtctatgtgtcctgtgccccccatgaatcccatcaccgtgaagcggtccatGTATCCTGTgctccccatgaatcccatcaccgtgaagcggtctttgtgtcctgtgccccccatgaatcccatcaccgtgaagcggtctatgtgtcctgtgccccccatgaatcccatcaccgtgaagctgtctatgtgtcctgtgccccccatgaatcccatcaccgtgaagcggtccatGTATCCTGTgctccccatgaatcccatcaccgtgaagcggtctatgtgtcctgtgccccccatgaatcccatcaccgtgaagcggtctatgtgtcctgtgccccccatgaatcccatcaccgtgaagcggtctatgtgtcctgtgccccccatgaatcccatcaccgtgaagcggtctatgtgtcctgtgccccccatgaatcccatcaccgtgaagcggtctttgtgtcctgtgccccccatgaatcccatcaccgtgaagcggtctatgtgtcctgtgccccccatgaatcccatcaccgtgaagcggtctatgtgtcctgtgccccccatgagccccatcaccgtgaagcggtctatgtgtcctgtgccccccatgaatcccatcaccgtgaagcggtctttgtgtcctgtgccccccatgaatcccatcaccgtgaagcggtccatGTATCCTGTgctccccatgaatcccatcaccgtgaagcggtctttgtgtcctgtgccccccatgaatcccatcaccgtgaagcggtctatgtgtcctgtgccccccatgaatcccatcaccgtgaagcggtctatgtgtcctgtgccccccatgaatcccatcaccgtgaagcggtccatGTATCCTGTgctccccatgaatcccatcaccgtgaagcggtctttgtgtcctgtgccccccatgaatcccatcaccgtgaagcggtctatgtgtcctgtgccccccatgaatcccatcaccgtgaagcggtctatgtgtcctgtgccccccatgaatcccatcaccgtgaagcggtctatgtgttctgttccccccatgaatccctcacCCTTACTATGTATGACCCCATGCCCCTTGAGGCCTgcgcccccacaccctctcctccctcacaatgATGGGGGGCACAGGAAATCATCACTGTGAGGGTGAATTGGGTGTGGGAGCACAGGTCACAATGGGGGGAGCACATACACGATCAACATTACACACAAAGCACATATCATACCAAatataccacatacatacacaaacataccacattcattcacacacacacacacatacatacatacatacaaacacacacatcatacaaacacacacattcacacagtacTAGTACTAGGCAATTgaagtaaagttccttgcccaaggaaacactgCTACCCTCCGGGAGGCGAACTCTCGAACCCGTGCGGCCGGCGCACACGAGTCCggtgctctaaccactcggccatcacatcGACACTGGGAGGGATTTTCAGGGGTCCTTTTATATTACACATTTCCCGCTTTTAGGGTATTTCAATGATAATTCTATTCCTAGCAGCACCAGCaatacattatgattatcatttatttgataataatgtaaacaagaatATAGTGTatccgaagagaaaaaaagaaagcagaaagaacaaatgagagaaaagatatgGCAGAATAACAATTATGTAAACAATGttaaacctttttctttctttttctctaacgtttctctctctctctctctctctctctctctctctctctctctctctctctctctctctctctctctctctctctctctctctcctttctctcacataaaaaacaataaaaataaagtgcATATTGCATGGTagacatttatttgtatttcaaataTGTAATGCTACATTTGAACAAATCtgtatcacaatcatcatttttaatgataatgataacaatagtaataatcatgatagtaataataacagtaatgacaatgattttaatgataacaagtgaaaatgttaatggtaataataataaagataacattaacaataataatacagtaacagtaatgataatgaacttgGTGCATTACTGTTTTGGCTTTTAGATGGCTACTAGCAtagcacttgtgtgtgtgtgtgtgtgcttgctttccTTCAAGTATTTTATGCATCTATGCTTAAGCATTAAAGTTTTTACAAGTTTAGTTCCTACAAGAACTACATTATGTGTTTgctaagaaaaaagaacaagaaaaatcccacttaaaataataataataataacagcatatcAGCATTAATGGAAACTGATAAATAATTAAGCAGTAATAGTAGACCATTAGTCACCATCAAATCTGAAAATGAGCAGTCACAAACTTTGATATGAAATTGCCAGTATTTCCATATCCTTTTACTCTGCTTTTCTCTAAAATATCCAGTAGTAACACAGTCAGATTCTTAGTGGAAGTCAGCATTCATTTCTGGGGCGTTCTGTTGATTCACGATCTCTAAAGTAGTTTCAGTTGGCATTCCGTGTCAACGATAAACACTACATTTCGTAACTATTGGATTTCATTCGAATTTTTGTTAGACAAAATCTTGTTTCTATCATGAATTTCGTATAATTTTCTAGTCAAGTAACAGTTTTTACCCAACCGCTGGACGTTTTCAAGGGCaaatatagattaatatacaAGTTTTGTAAGTCGCCATGAAATTAAATGCCTTTACAATATATGTTCAAAATACCCGTTTTACAAATCTTCGAGTGAATGATAATTgacacggtcgcctcctacgcgacagactcgggttcgatccccgacggatagCAGAAGGCAAGaaattttatgcatgaatttgttTGCAGttctatctacttaccttccgttccattCATCTTTCTactcttgtttctgtctctttctccggtgtttacagtgcgaaggagtaggaaggaattggagcgtttgatttGGTATTTTTATTTGCTTGGTTGC encodes:
- the LOC138859617 gene encoding putative protein FAM47C, with amino-acid sequence MNPITVKRSMCPVPPMNPITVKRSMYPVLPMNPITVKRSLCPVPPMNPITRSMCPVPPMNPITVKRSMCPGPPMHPITVKRSMCPVPPMNPITRSMCPVPPMNPITVKRSMYPVLPMNPITVKRSMCPVPPMNPITVKRSMYPVLPMNPITVKRSLCPVPPMNPITLSMCPVPPMNPITVKRSMYPVLPMNPITVKRSMCPVPPMNPITRSLCPVPPMNPITVKRSMYPVLPMNPITVKRSLCPVPPMNPITRSMCPVPPMNPITVKRSMYPVLPMNPITVKRSLCPVPPMNPITCRCDGRVVRAPDSCAPAARVREFASRKVAVFPWARNFTSIAYDAFLCPPIIVREEKVWGRRPQGAWGHI